A stretch of the Bradyrhizobium arachidis genome encodes the following:
- a CDS encoding DUF1178 family protein, with amino-acid sequence MIRYALRCDRDHEFESWFQSSSAYESQVKRKLVTCPICNSTKVDKAIMAPRIVGKKGRGRAAPPPEAVAATTPEAASSAPTSLMMAQERELRSKLKELRDHIVKNADNVGERFPNEARAMHYGDKEHRPIYGEASPDEAKALIDEGIEVSPLPTLPEDRN; translated from the coding sequence ATGATCCGCTACGCGCTCCGCTGCGACCGCGACCACGAGTTCGAGAGCTGGTTCCAGAGCTCGTCGGCCTACGAGTCGCAGGTCAAGCGCAAGCTCGTGACCTGCCCGATCTGCAACTCGACCAAGGTCGACAAGGCGATCATGGCGCCGCGCATCGTCGGCAAGAAGGGTCGCGGCCGTGCCGCGCCGCCGCCCGAGGCCGTCGCCGCCACCACGCCCGAGGCTGCATCATCAGCGCCGACGTCGCTGATGATGGCGCAGGAGCGCGAGCTGCGCAGCAAGCTGAAGGAGCTGCGCGACCACATCGTGAAGAACGCCGACAATGTCGGCGAGCGCTTTCCCAACGAAGCCCGCGCGATGCATTACGGCGACAAGGAGCACCGCCCGATCTATGGCGAGGCCTCGCCCGACGAGGCCAAGGCGCTGATCGACGAAGGCATCGAAGTCTCGCCCCTGCCGACGCTGCCGGAAGACCGCAATTGA
- a CDS encoding ComF family protein: MEADSVPTRSLWRAPLAAGRHMLRRVARLALDIALPTLCVSCREPVDGEGVCAACWAKLSFIEPPYCPRLGIPFVYDPGPDMLSMEAIASPPAYHRARAAVRYDDVARTLVHSLKYQDRTDLAPAMGRWMARAGRTLLTEADILVPVPLHWRRAWRRRYNQSGALAQVIGRQSGVKVKGDVLRRIRATEQQIGLSRTQRATNVQGAFQVSTDRQSEVQGRRIVLIDDVLTSGATLDACARALLRAKAAQVDALVFARVVESASRPI; this comes from the coding sequence ATGGAAGCCGACAGCGTTCCTACCCGCTCCCTGTGGCGCGCGCCGCTTGCGGCCGGCCGTCACATGCTTAGGCGTGTCGCACGGCTTGCGCTCGACATCGCGCTGCCGACGCTGTGCGTGTCCTGTCGCGAGCCGGTGGACGGCGAAGGCGTTTGCGCGGCGTGCTGGGCAAAGCTGTCGTTCATCGAGCCGCCCTATTGCCCGCGGCTTGGCATTCCCTTCGTCTACGATCCCGGCCCCGACATGCTGTCGATGGAGGCGATTGCCAGCCCGCCGGCCTATCACCGCGCCCGCGCCGCGGTGCGCTATGACGACGTCGCGCGCACCCTGGTGCATTCGCTGAAGTACCAGGACCGCACCGACCTCGCGCCGGCGATGGGCCGCTGGATGGCCCGCGCCGGCCGGACACTGCTGACTGAGGCCGACATACTGGTTCCGGTGCCGCTGCATTGGCGCAGGGCCTGGCGCCGCCGCTACAATCAATCGGGCGCGCTGGCGCAGGTGATCGGGCGCCAGAGCGGGGTGAAGGTGAAAGGGGACGTGCTGCGCCGGATCCGCGCCACCGAGCAGCAGATCGGCCTGTCGCGCACCCAGCGCGCCACCAATGTGCAGGGCGCATTCCAGGTATCCACCGACCGTCAATCCGAGGTGCAGGGCCGCCGAATCGTCCTGATCGACGATGTCCTGACGTCAGGTGCGACGCTGGATGCCTGTGCGCGGGCCCTGCTGCGCGCCAAGGCCGCCCAGGTCGACGCGCTGGTGTTCGCCCGGGTTGTCGAGAGCGCCTCGCGTCCCATATAA
- the grxC gene encoding glutaredoxin 3, whose translation MSTAVEIYTRPGCGYCSAAKSLLTRKKAAFTEFDIAKDPSWRQQMYDRAGNGATFPQIWIGDIHVGGCDELYGLDRAGRLDAMLASVKAVS comes from the coding sequence ATGAGCACTGCCGTCGAGATCTACACGAGGCCGGGCTGCGGCTATTGTTCCGCGGCCAAATCGCTGCTGACCCGCAAAAAGGCTGCATTCACCGAGTTCGATATCGCCAAGGATCCGTCCTGGCGCCAGCAGATGTATGACCGTGCCGGCAACGGGGCGACCTTTCCGCAGATCTGGATCGGCGACATCCATGTCGGCGGCTGCGACGAGCTCTACGGGCTCGACCGCGCAGGCAGGCTCGACGCCATGCTCGCCAGTGTGAAGGCCGTCTCATGA
- a CDS encoding EamA family transporter: protein MLTVTSLWIPFTIIAALGQVARNAMQRSLTKPLGTWGATNIRFLFGFPFSVLFLGVVLVVSGDHLSAPPGAFWPWLLLGALSQIVATGLMLLAMNERSFVVTTAYLKTEAIQTAIFGFVFLGDHLTWLKVLAIVIATIGVVITALRPGGEKSFAELKPTVIGLVAAAAFALSAIGFRGAIITVPNVSFVTASSFTLVLGLFVQTLVLTVYLLWRAPEVLRAILGLWKPSMLAGFMGAFASQFWFLSFALTAAANVRTLALVEVLFAQGVAYYSFKQPLAPRELIGIVLIVIGVAVLVGV from the coding sequence ATGCTCACCGTCACCAGCCTCTGGATTCCCTTCACCATCATTGCTGCGCTCGGGCAGGTCGCGCGCAATGCGATGCAGCGGTCGTTGACCAAGCCGCTGGGGACGTGGGGCGCGACCAATATCCGCTTCCTGTTCGGCTTCCCCTTCTCGGTGCTGTTTCTTGGCGTCGTGCTGGTCGTCTCCGGCGACCATCTCAGCGCGCCACCGGGTGCGTTCTGGCCGTGGCTGCTGCTCGGTGCGCTCAGCCAGATCGTCGCGACCGGCTTGATGCTGCTCGCCATGAACGAGCGCTCTTTCGTGGTGACGACGGCGTATCTCAAGACCGAAGCGATCCAGACCGCGATCTTCGGCTTCGTCTTCCTCGGCGATCATCTCACCTGGCTGAAGGTGCTGGCGATCGTGATCGCGACAATCGGTGTTGTCATCACGGCGCTGCGGCCGGGCGGGGAGAAGAGTTTTGCCGAGTTGAAGCCGACCGTCATCGGCCTCGTCGCGGCCGCGGCGTTCGCGCTCTCCGCGATCGGTTTCCGCGGCGCCATCATCACCGTACCGAACGTCTCCTTCGTAACGGCCTCGTCGTTCACGCTGGTGCTCGGCCTGTTCGTGCAGACGCTGGTGTTGACGGTCTATCTGCTCTGGCGCGCGCCGGAGGTGCTGCGGGCCATCCTCGGCCTCTGGAAGCCGTCGATGCTCGCCGGCTTCATGGGCGCCTTCGCCTCGCAATTCTGGTTCCTGTCGTTCGCGCTGACGGCCGCCGCCAATGTCCGCACGCTGGCGCTGGTCGAGGTGCTGTTCGCGCAGGGCGTTGCCTACTACTCGTTCAAGCAGCCGCTCGCACCGCGCGAGCTCATCGGCATCGTGCTGATCGTGATCGGCGTCGCGGTGCTGGTGGGTGTGTAA
- a CDS encoding carbon-nitrogen hydrolase family protein: protein MSQNQAQDRSFTAAMVQMRTGLLPEPSFEQASKLIRQAVAAGADYVQTPEVSNMMQLNRKALFEHLASQDDDKSLKAYRALAAELKIHLHVGSLALRFSPEKAVNRSFLIGPDGGVLASYDKIHMFDIELPDGESYRESANYQPGETAVISDLPWGRVGLTICYDVRFPALYRALAEAGAFFLTVPSAFTRKTGEAHWHVLLRSRAIETGCFVFAAAQAGLHENKRETYGHSLIIDPWGEILAEGDVEPGIIMARIDPAKVETARRAIPSLQHGRRFGVADPKAGPDHLHLVRGSA, encoded by the coding sequence ATGAGCCAGAATCAAGCGCAGGACCGCAGCTTTACCGCTGCCATGGTGCAGATGCGGACCGGGCTTCTGCCCGAGCCGAGCTTCGAGCAGGCGAGCAAGCTGATCCGGCAGGCGGTTGCAGCCGGCGCCGATTATGTGCAGACGCCCGAAGTCAGCAACATGATGCAGTTGAACCGCAAGGCGCTGTTCGAGCATCTGGCGAGCCAAGACGACGACAAGTCGCTCAAGGCCTATCGCGCGCTCGCGGCGGAACTGAAGATCCATCTGCATGTCGGCTCGCTGGCGCTGCGCTTCTCGCCGGAGAAGGCGGTCAACCGCTCCTTCCTGATCGGGCCCGACGGCGGCGTGCTCGCGAGCTACGACAAGATCCACATGTTCGACATCGAGCTGCCGGACGGCGAGAGCTACCGCGAATCCGCGAATTATCAGCCCGGCGAGACGGCCGTGATCTCCGACCTGCCCTGGGGGCGCGTCGGACTCACCATTTGCTACGACGTGCGCTTCCCTGCGCTCTACCGCGCGCTGGCTGAGGCCGGCGCGTTCTTCCTCACGGTGCCCTCGGCCTTCACCCGCAAGACCGGCGAGGCGCATTGGCATGTGCTGCTGCGCTCGCGCGCGATCGAAACCGGCTGCTTTGTGTTCGCCGCAGCCCAGGCGGGCCTGCACGAGAACAAGCGCGAGACCTATGGCCACTCGCTGATCATCGATCCCTGGGGCGAGATCCTCGCCGAGGGCGACGTCGAGCCCGGCATCATCATGGCCAGAATCGACCCTGCCAAGGTCGAGACCGCACGGCGAGCCATTCCGTCGCTCCAGCATGGCCGCCGTTTTGGCGTTGCCGACCCCAAGGCGGGGCCGGACCATCTGCATCTGGTACGGGGATCGGCATGA